In a genomic window of Paracoccaceae bacterium:
- a CDS encoding phosphoenolpyruvate hydrolase family protein, giving the protein MIDRDTLMQNFRAMRDAGEPIIGGGAGTGLSAKCEEAGGIDLIVIYNSGRYRMAGRGSLAGLMPYGDANGVVMEMAGEVLPVVKHTPVLAGVCASDPFRLMDKFLDQVADAGFSGVQNFPTVGLIDGNFRANLEETGMSYQLEVDMIAAAHKKGLLTTPYVFSEADAKAMAEAGADIIVVHLGLTTGGSIGAETGCTLEQAPALTDAWAKAALDVNPNAIVLVHGGPVAMPEDAEFVLKNTKYCHGFYGASSMERLPTEVALTAQTKRFKEIGR; this is encoded by the coding sequence ATGATCGACCGCGACACTTTAATGCAGAATTTCCGAGCCATGCGTGATGCCGGCGAACCCATCATTGGCGGTGGTGCTGGCACGGGGCTGTCGGCGAAATGCGAAGAGGCGGGCGGCATTGATCTGATCGTGATCTATAACTCCGGACGTTACCGTATGGCAGGGCGTGGATCGCTTGCCGGGCTCATGCCGTATGGGGATGCAAACGGCGTGGTCATGGAAATGGCCGGTGAAGTGCTGCCGGTGGTCAAACACACACCCGTTCTCGCTGGGGTCTGTGCTTCAGATCCATTTCGCTTGATGGATAAGTTTCTGGATCAGGTGGCGGATGCCGGCTTTTCCGGCGTTCAGAACTTTCCGACTGTAGGCCTGATCGACGGTAATTTCCGTGCCAACCTCGAAGAAACGGGCATGTCCTATCAACTCGAAGTCGACATGATCGCCGCCGCCCATAAAAAGGGCCTGCTGACCACGCCTTACGTGTTCAGCGAAGCGGATGCAAAGGCCATGGCCGAAGCCGGAGCCGACATCATCGTGGTGCATCTTGGCCTGACAACGGGTGGATCAATTGGCGCGGAAACCGGCTGCACGCTGGAACAGGCACCGGCGCTGACGGATGCATGGGCCAAGGCGGCGCTGGACGTGAACCCGAACGCCATCGTGTTGGTGCACGGGGGCCCTGTTGCTATGCCCGAAGACGCGGAATTCGTTTTGAAAAATACAAAATACTGCCACGGATTTTACGGCGCATCCTCAATGGAACGCTTGCCGACCGAGGTCGCGCTGACCGCACAAACCAAGAGATTCAAGGAAATCGGCCGCTAA
- a CDS encoding molybdopterin cofactor-binding domain-containing protein, whose product MPIEFRKDLFADERDDTLKEIGKPTIRQDILGHVTGRTPYYDDHLFDGLLHMRAVRSPHHHARIRSINTAAAENMPGVRRVATAKDVPNNLNTLLSLIGFGRDDEPMCAHDKVRYKGETVAWIIADTERLARDAVARVQVDYEILPHVLDPEEALTPNAPVVNEVYPNNTFDYHGKYDHQKLRFGDVQKGFAEADHIIEAEYQMSPIEQAPIETCGAIAAPEQNGRFVCHTNTQALFFSLGTTAKLLDIPSSRLHFIGGTAGGGFGGKVDSIVEPTAVLGAVLTGRPVKFAWDREEEMQVGAPRGAERWRIKDGVMNDGRIVAREFTGFFDSGAYIRLSSYAIIKGTGHLPGPYTIPNVSSNVYCCITNRTPATAMRGFGITGVDFSIEVQMDRVAETIGMNPIDLRIKNAYRDGDMKAHRRVAKNTALIECCQVAAGKSGWAISAEAQAASSLTGGGTPERVAIPETATDEEGKIAERRAGRAPLTAPAQQSTGRVPAGTASEAVVAAPVQREDMQIAAERIGHKISSGVGGTLDPAPAPPPGAITPPRLAPTPPAPAVPSVAAAAPPAYRYAPPDPEPADSAPPPEQAEPYTPKKPFARGVNKPGVSRFLSGSRRR is encoded by the coding sequence ATGCCCATCGAATTTCGCAAAGACCTCTTTGCTGACGAACGCGATGATACATTAAAAGAGATCGGTAAGCCTACGATAAGGCAGGATATTTTAGGGCATGTCACGGGTCGAACCCCGTATTATGACGATCATCTTTTTGACGGTCTGCTGCATATGCGCGCTGTGCGGTCGCCGCATCACCATGCGCGTATTCGATCGATCAATACCGCGGCTGCGGAAAACATGCCCGGCGTGCGCCGCGTCGCAACCGCGAAGGATGTTCCCAATAATCTCAACACGCTGCTGTCGCTGATCGGATTTGGTCGCGATGATGAACCGATGTGCGCGCATGACAAGGTTCGCTACAAGGGCGAGACGGTGGCCTGGATCATTGCAGATACCGAACGATTGGCGCGTGATGCCGTAGCGCGGGTGCAGGTCGATTACGAAATTCTGCCGCATGTGCTCGACCCGGAGGAAGCCCTGACGCCAAACGCCCCTGTGGTGAATGAGGTCTATCCCAACAACACCTTTGACTATCACGGTAAATATGATCACCAAAAGCTGCGTTTTGGCGATGTGCAAAAGGGCTTTGCCGAGGCCGATCACATCATCGAAGCCGAATACCAGATGTCGCCCATCGAACAGGCCCCGATTGAAACCTGCGGGGCGATTGCGGCCCCGGAACAAAACGGTCGTTTTGTATGTCACACCAACACGCAAGCGCTGTTTTTCTCTCTTGGGACCACGGCGAAGTTGTTGGATATCCCATCTTCGCGGCTTCACTTCATTGGTGGCACAGCAGGGGGTGGCTTTGGCGGCAAGGTAGATTCCATCGTGGAGCCCACGGCCGTTTTAGGAGCGGTACTAACGGGTCGGCCGGTGAAATTCGCTTGGGACCGCGAAGAAGAGATGCAGGTGGGCGCGCCAAGGGGTGCCGAACGCTGGCGGATCAAAGACGGGGTGATGAATGACGGGCGGATCGTTGCGCGCGAATTCACCGGCTTTTTTGACAGCGGCGCATATATTCGCCTCAGTTCCTATGCGATTATAAAGGGAACCGGGCATTTGCCGGGGCCGTATACGATCCCCAATGTAAGCTCGAACGTCTATTGTTGTATCACCAACCGCACGCCCGCCACGGCGATGCGCGGGTTCGGGATTACCGGCGTTGATTTTTCCATCGAGGTTCAAATGGACCGGGTGGCGGAAACGATTGGAATGAACCCAATCGATCTGCGCATCAAAAACGCCTATCGCGATGGCGACATGAAAGCGCATCGGCGGGTCGCGAAAAACACCGCGTTGATCGAATGCTGCCAAGTGGCGGCGGGCAAATCAGGTTGGGCAATATCGGCTGAAGCGCAGGCGGCCTCCTCGCTGACGGGGGGGGGCACGCCGGAGCGCGTTGCAATCCCCGAGACGGCTACAGACGAGGAAGGCAAGATCGCAGAACGCCGGGCGGGTCGCGCGCCCTTAACAGCCCCCGCCCAACAAAGCACGGGGCGCGTCCCGGCAGGAACTGCATCGGAGGCCGTGGTGGCCGCACCGGTGCAGCGAGAAGACATGCAGATCGCAGCGGAGCGGATTGGACATAAAATCAGCAGTGGCGTGGGGGGGACCCTCGATCCGGCACCTGCGCCTCCTCCTGGCGCGATTACACCGCCCCGTCTGGCACCCACACCCCCAGCACCGGCCGTGCCATCTGTTGCGGCCGCCGCACCCCCCGCCTATCGCTATGCGCCACCAGACCCGGAACCGGCCGACTCGGCGCCACCACCAGAACAGGCCGAGCCCTACACGCCCAAAAAACCCTTTGCGCGCGGTGTGAACAAGCCGGGCGTGTCGCGGTTCCTGTCCGGTTCGAGGAGGAGATAG
- a CDS encoding SRPBCC family protein, with protein sequence MARVFVSSVINASAESVWERVRDFNALPKWHPRIRDSRIEDALPSDKVGCIRNFNLQSGDMIREQLLGLSDYDMFCTYSMLEGPMPLSDYVATLRLTPVTDGTRCFAEWSAEFSCDPKDESDLVAGIGTNVFQGGFDALKRHFGG encoded by the coding sequence ATGGCACGCGTTTTTGTATCAAGCGTGATCAACGCGTCCGCGGAATCCGTCTGGGAAAGAGTACGTGATTTCAATGCATTGCCCAAGTGGCATCCGCGCATCCGAGACAGCCGGATTGAGGACGCGCTGCCCTCAGACAAGGTGGGATGTATTCGAAATTTCAACCTGCAATCGGGTGACATGATCCGCGAGCAACTGTTGGGGCTGAGCGATTATGACATGTTTTGCACCTACAGCATGCTCGAAGGGCCCATGCCGCTGTCGGATTATGTGGCGACACTTCGGTTGACGCCAGTGACCGACGGCACCCGGTGTTTTGCGGAATGGTCCGCCGAGTTTTCCTGCGATCCCAAGGATGAGAGCGATTTGGTCGCAGGCATTGGGACCAATGTGTTTCAGGGCGGGTTTGATGCGCTCAAACGGCATTTCGGGGGCTGA
- a CDS encoding (2Fe-2S)-binding protein — protein MAKRPIQFKLNDADAALFVDEGANLLDVLRRGAGDLTPKHGCGQGTCGACTVLIDGEVRLSCLTLAEAADGKAIETTGGLANGPELHPLQTAFMEGFAAQCGFCTAGMLMSAKALLAANPNPTREDVAEAISGNLCRCTGYEPIIDAILTAAARLQGRTA, from the coding sequence ATGGCCAAACGACCCATTCAATTTAAACTGAACGACGCGGACGCAGCTCTTTTTGTCGATGAAGGCGCGAACCTGCTGGACGTTCTGCGGCGCGGGGCAGGGGATTTGACGCCCAAACATGGCTGCGGTCAAGGGACCTGTGGCGCATGCACCGTTCTGATTGACGGCGAAGTTCGCCTGAGTTGTCTGACGCTGGCCGAGGCTGCGGACGGCAAGGCCATTGAGACGACAGGCGGTCTGGCCAATGGGCCGGAATTACACCCCTTGCAAACCGCTTTCATGGAAGGTTTTGCCGCGCAATGCGGGTTTTGCACGGCAGGCATGTTGATGTCCGCCAAGGCCTTGCTGGCCGCCAACCCGAACCCAACACGCGAAGACGTGGCTGAAGCAATCAGCGGTAATCTGTGCCGCTGTACGGGGTATGAGCCGATTATTGATGCAATCCTGACCGCTGCCGCCCGCCTGCAAGGGAGGACCGCGTGA
- a CDS encoding FAD binding domain-containing protein, with translation MLSVETYPTLAQAAAHVGATSQFLAGGTLLMRAVNYGDQRFDKILRVTQPDARIQQEGARIRIGAGATMCDVLSARDLDFLHPVARQIGGPAIRNMATVGGNLFAPHPYGDLATALLALDAEVIWADGRSETIETFFAGRANARGLVQAVTIARPNTGEFRWSKVSRVKPKGISVMAIAAWLPGVARPSNTRLAFGAMGPTPLRAKVAEAALNNASLDEAGIAPALVVCTQDLQPQDDPLATAWYRREVAPVHLKRLLLNGGR, from the coding sequence ATGTTGAGCGTAGAGACCTATCCAACCTTGGCGCAGGCCGCCGCGCATGTGGGGGCTACATCGCAATTTCTGGCGGGCGGGACGCTTTTGATGCGGGCCGTCAACTATGGCGATCAGCGGTTTGATAAGATCCTGCGCGTCACGCAGCCTGATGCCCGCATACAGCAAGAAGGTGCGCGCATCCGCATTGGCGCCGGCGCGACCATGTGCGATGTGCTGTCCGCACGGGATCTGGATTTCTTGCACCCCGTTGCGCGTCAGATTGGGGGACCTGCCATTCGCAATATGGCGACGGTCGGGGGGAATCTTTTTGCGCCGCATCCTTACGGTGATTTGGCCACGGCGTTGCTTGCACTGGACGCTGAGGTGATCTGGGCGGATGGGCGTAGTGAAACGATAGAAACCTTCTTTGCCGGGCGCGCTAATGCGCGCGGGTTGGTGCAGGCGGTGACCATCGCGCGCCCCAATACGGGCGAGTTTCGCTGGTCCAAGGTCAGTCGCGTAAAGCCTAAAGGGATCTCCGTCATGGCCATTGCGGCGTGGCTCCCCGGTGTGGCGCGTCCCAGCAACACGCGGCTGGCTTTTGGCGCGATGGGCCCAACACCGCTGCGGGCCAAGGTGGCTGAAGCGGCGCTGAACAACGCATCGCTCGATGAAGCCGGTATTGCGCCGGCGCTCGTGGTCTGCACGCAGGATTTGCAGCCACAAGACGATCCACTGGCCACCGCATGGTATCGTCGCGAAGTCGCCCCAGTGCATTTGAAACGTCTTCTTTTAAACGGGGGGCGCTGA
- a CDS encoding flotillin domain-containing protein — MTGELIGQLILWLIMAVIVVFILYWVMNWLYRRSTKEVAFVRTGFLGEKVVINGGAFVWPIIHDITPVNMNSLDMNLVRQRENALITKDRMRVDVDASFYVRVKQEKASVALAASTLGRRTLEPERIHQLLSGRFISALRTVAAEMTMEELHMQRNDYLNRVIEVAQEGLNANGLELESVAVLDIDQTDIEYFNPSNRFDAEGLTSVIAAVEERRKLRNDIEQDTMIKIRERNLEAERKSLDIERESESARLDQERDIEFQRAQQRAELTRERAEREKEAEQASLLSKEAIETSRISNDEQIAEARIASERKIRQQEIARQQVIDEAEIATRETVEKARISQERVLTETRIKSEKDTQAADIAAKETIEKARISQEKTLTEARIARDQETQSKEIERQRIVDEADISAKEVIEKARIAQERAVTQARIELERSTRETEIARNLSIEEAEIASREASERLRIAQEQTISRERISSDKETRQLEIERQKVLEEAEIASQQATEAARIAREKALAAERIASQQTTRALEIEQRKTLDRAEIAAHEETSKERIAQEERIRGLEIARNRAVEEAEIAAREEVEKSRIAQERALAVQRIDAQEKTEERDVARTRALAKAETAKAEAIEAGRIAKEKKVAAERIAYEQDMREREIAKNRAVDVANLTAQETVNAARIAEEARTRAAEIEKEAEVRSREIEKNEAVEAAEISSRRLVESQRIEKEAETTADKIARDQKIRDLEIARNKALDAAQIAADEAVEAARVVKEKTVDAERILAEQEIDAKKLERKKVLEQLEIARVQALREAEITSQEDVERAKIASERGLDDARIGHQTERRRLEIAREKAVEEASMEKAIALYQKSLDESAAAVEAENARARAVAAAEKVKTATDTEIASRQKVVGVTAAELQAEEKRIAAEAEKVRAAVEAEAARLINEAENVLSDEARHSLFKRKMLEHVEGIVTASAKPLEKINDIKIMQLGGSGTQGLDWANGGGDGGSGGGGGASPTDEVMNSALRYRVQAPFVDSLLTDIGIDGSNIAKSDIFRNASDMSRSTSEIARAKAQQKKDDK; from the coding sequence ATGACCGGAGAACTGATTGGACAGCTGATTTTATGGCTGATCATGGCGGTAATCGTCGTTTTCATCCTCTATTGGGTGATGAACTGGCTCTATCGCCGCTCAACCAAGGAAGTCGCGTTTGTGCGCACGGGTTTCCTGGGCGAGAAGGTCGTGATCAATGGCGGCGCATTCGTCTGGCCGATCATTCACGACATCACGCCGGTCAATATGAACTCGCTTGATATGAACCTGGTGCGCCAGCGGGAAAACGCGCTGATCACTAAGGATCGCATGCGGGTGGACGTGGATGCGTCTTTCTACGTGCGGGTCAAACAGGAAAAGGCCTCTGTTGCATTGGCCGCCTCGACGCTGGGGCGCCGCACGCTGGAGCCGGAACGTATCCATCAACTGCTGTCGGGTCGGTTCATTTCGGCGCTGCGCACAGTGGCGGCCGAAATGACGATGGAAGAGCTGCATATGCAGCGCAACGATTACCTCAACCGTGTGATTGAGGTCGCTCAGGAGGGGTTGAACGCCAACGGTCTGGAACTTGAAAGCGTTGCTGTTTTGGACATCGATCAGACGGATATTGAGTACTTTAATCCTTCCAATCGGTTTGATGCCGAGGGCCTGACATCGGTGATTGCTGCCGTGGAAGAGCGCCGCAAACTGCGCAATGACATCGAGCAGGACACGATGATCAAAATCCGCGAACGCAATCTGGAAGCAGAACGCAAGTCACTGGATATTGAACGAGAGTCCGAATCCGCGCGACTGGATCAGGAACGCGACATCGAATTCCAACGTGCCCAACAACGCGCGGAACTGACGCGCGAGCGGGCGGAGAGGGAGAAGGAGGCGGAACAGGCGTCGCTTTTGTCCAAAGAGGCCATTGAAACCTCGCGCATCTCCAATGATGAACAGATCGCCGAAGCCCGCATTGCTTCAGAGCGCAAGATCCGCCAGCAGGAGATTGCGCGCCAGCAAGTGATCGATGAGGCCGAAATCGCAACCCGCGAAACCGTGGAAAAGGCGCGAATATCGCAAGAACGCGTCCTGACTGAGACGCGGATCAAATCGGAAAAAGACACGCAAGCTGCTGATATCGCCGCCAAGGAAACGATAGAAAAGGCGCGTATTTCACAAGAGAAAACCCTGACCGAGGCGCGGATCGCCAGAGATCAGGAAACCCAGAGCAAAGAAATCGAGCGCCAGCGCATCGTTGATGAAGCCGACATTTCCGCCAAGGAAGTGATTGAAAAGGCGCGTATTGCTCAGGAACGTGCAGTGACGCAGGCCCGGATCGAATTGGAGCGTTCCACCCGCGAAACGGAGATTGCGCGGAACCTCTCCATTGAGGAGGCCGAGATTGCGTCACGCGAAGCCTCGGAAAGGTTGCGCATCGCACAGGAGCAGACCATCAGCCGCGAGCGGATCAGTTCAGATAAGGAAACGCGTCAGTTGGAGATCGAGCGCCAGAAGGTGCTTGAAGAGGCCGAGATTGCATCGCAGCAAGCGACAGAAGCTGCCCGGATTGCCAGAGAAAAAGCGCTGGCCGCTGAACGGATCGCATCCCAGCAAACGACACGGGCTTTGGAGATTGAGCAACGTAAAACGCTGGATCGTGCCGAGATTGCCGCGCATGAAGAAACGTCGAAGGAACGCATTGCGCAAGAAGAGCGTATTCGCGGGTTGGAAATCGCGCGCAATCGCGCCGTGGAAGAAGCCGAGATTGCTGCGCGAGAAGAGGTGGAGAAATCCCGGATTGCACAGGAACGTGCTTTGGCGGTTCAACGCATCGACGCGCAGGAGAAAACAGAAGAACGCGATGTTGCACGCACCCGCGCGTTAGCCAAGGCTGAAACGGCCAAAGCCGAAGCCATCGAGGCCGGTCGTATTGCCAAGGAAAAGAAAGTTGCCGCCGAACGCATTGCCTATGAGCAGGACATGCGGGAGCGTGAGATCGCCAAAAATCGCGCGGTTGATGTCGCCAACTTGACGGCGCAGGAAACCGTCAACGCGGCGCGGATTGCCGAAGAGGCCAGGACGCGGGCGGCTGAGATCGAGAAAGAGGCCGAAGTGAGGTCGCGCGAGATCGAGAAGAACGAGGCGGTGGAGGCCGCTGAAATCAGTTCACGCCGCTTGGTGGAAAGCCAACGCATTGAGAAAGAAGCCGAAACCACTGCGGATAAAATCGCGCGGGATCAGAAAATCCGCGATCTTGAGATCGCCCGTAACAAGGCATTGGATGCCGCCCAAATTGCCGCTGATGAGGCGGTTGAGGCGGCCCGTGTGGTCAAAGAGAAAACAGTTGATGCCGAACGCATTCTGGCCGAGCAGGAAATCGATGCCAAGAAGCTGGAGCGCAAAAAGGTGTTGGAGCAGTTGGAAATCGCGCGCGTTCAAGCGTTGCGCGAGGCCGAAATCACCAGCCAGGAGGACGTAGAGCGCGCCAAGATCGCCTCCGAGAGAGGATTGGATGATGCACGCATTGGGCATCAGACCGAACGACGTCGTTTGGAAATCGCCCGCGAAAAAGCGGTCGAAGAGGCCAGCATGGAAAAGGCCATAGCGCTATATCAGAAATCGTTGGATGAAAGTGCTGCCGCCGTGGAAGCCGAAAATGCGCGTGCGCGTGCAGTTGCCGCTGCCGAGAAGGTCAAGACGGCTACTGACACGGAAATTGCGTCTCGTCAAAAGGTCGTGGGCGTAACTGCTGCCGAACTGCAAGCTGAAGAAAAACGCATTGCAGCCGAGGCCGAGAAGGTCCGCGCCGCAGTCGAAGCGGAGGCCGCGCGCCTAATTAACGAGGCCGAAAATGTTCTCAGCGACGAGGCCCGCCACAGCCTGTTCAAACGCAAGATGCTGGAACATGTCGAAGGTATCGTCACAGCTTCGGCCAAGCCGTTGGAAAAGATCAACGACATCAAGATCATGCAATTAGGTGGCTCCGGTACCCAAGGGCTGGATTGGGCCAATGGGGGCGGGGATGGCGGCTCCGGTGGAGGAGGCGGAGCGAGCCCCACAGACGAGGTGATGAATTCAGCGCTGCGCTACCGCGTGCAAGCGCCCTTTGTGGACAGCTTGTTGACCGACATCGGGATCGATGGCTCCAACATCGCCAAGTCGGACATCTTTCGCAATGCATCCGACATGTCCCGGTCCACATCCGAGATTGCGCGCGCCAAGGCTCAGCAAAAGAAGGATGACAAGTAA
- a CDS encoding SRPBCC family protein, whose translation MVHVVRSTVLDAPIEAVWEELRDFNGHDRWHPAVADSQIERGRDADRVGCVRKFHLEDGSELREQLLTLSDMETAFSYCLLETPIPLFNYVAHVRLVPVTDGDQTFWEWESKFDTPAGQAEGMAALVGNDIYQAGFDAIRSHMGLN comes from the coding sequence ATGGTTCACGTGGTCCGCAGCACCGTTCTGGACGCACCCATCGAGGCGGTTTGGGAAGAACTGCGCGATTTTAACGGGCATGATCGCTGGCATCCTGCTGTCGCTGACAGCCAGATTGAACGGGGCCGCGACGCGGACCGCGTGGGATGTGTACGCAAGTTTCACCTCGAGGATGGGTCGGAATTGCGCGAACAGCTTTTGACCCTCTCGGACATGGAAACGGCGTTCAGCTATTGCCTGTTGGAGACACCAATTCCGCTGTTCAACTACGTCGCCCATGTGCGTCTGGTGCCCGTCACCGACGGCGATCAGACGTTCTGGGAGTGGGAGTCAAAGTTCGACACGCCCGCGGGGCAAGCCGAGGGCATGGCGGCACTTGTGGGCAATGACATTTACCAAGCCGGGTTCGACGCGATCCGGTCACATATGGGGTTGAATTGA
- a CDS encoding molybdopterin cofactor-binding domain-containing protein, protein MAIHTGRGFACINYPIGMNLGGDPSQALVHSTPDGKFMVALSAIDLGQGMKSVTRQIASETIGVPVEDVYVDTADSDTGPHDMGSFASRGTHRVGNAVIRAASEARQQMLEAAAEELEVNASDLDTDGLGNIHVKGAPTRSISVADTAIAAQFKQGRTLSGRGIFLIPPSEADPETGEMTPVSCFAHAALVIDLTVDDETGEVTVTQINSAYEVGRALNPKLVEQQLIGGAWMGVSHALYETTEPYYPVRDHGPEDFNTYLMPGPGEVVPHNIAVLERPAEDAPFGGKGPGEMCANPVLPAIANAVYNAVGVRVDALPITPEKVLRGIQALGGAKPQAVR, encoded by the coding sequence ATGGCCATCCATACAGGACGCGGCTTTGCCTGCATCAACTATCCCATTGGCATGAACCTTGGCGGCGATCCGTCTCAAGCCCTGGTACATTCGACGCCGGATGGCAAATTCATGGTGGCCCTCTCAGCAATCGATCTAGGGCAGGGCATGAAATCAGTAACCCGCCAGATCGCGTCGGAAACCATCGGCGTACCGGTCGAGGATGTCTATGTGGACACCGCCGACAGCGATACCGGCCCACATGATATGGGCTCCTTTGCCTCGCGCGGCACGCACCGCGTCGGCAACGCGGTCATCCGGGCGGCAAGCGAGGCGCGCCAGCAGATGCTCGAAGCGGCGGCAGAAGAATTGGAGGTCAACGCCTCTGATCTGGATACGGACGGTCTGGGCAATATCCACGTCAAAGGGGCGCCAACCCGGTCCATTTCAGTCGCGGACACCGCCATAGCGGCGCAATTCAAACAGGGACGGACTCTGTCCGGGCGCGGGATATTCCTCATTCCGCCTTCTGAAGCCGATCCGGAAACCGGCGAAATGACCCCGGTCAGCTGTTTCGCGCATGCCGCCTTGGTGATCGATCTGACGGTGGACGATGAAACCGGTGAAGTCACCGTCACGCAGATTAATTCCGCCTACGAAGTGGGCCGCGCCTTGAACCCTAAACTGGTGGAACAACAACTGATTGGCGGGGCGTGGATGGGCGTGTCGCACGCGCTGTATGAAACGACCGAACCCTATTATCCGGTGCGCGATCACGGGCCAGAAGACTTCAACACCTACCTGATGCCCGGACCGGGCGAGGTGGTGCCCCATAACATCGCCGTTCTTGAACGCCCCGCAGAGGATGCGCCTTTTGGAGGTAAAGGGCCCGGTGAAATGTGCGCGAACCCGGTTTTGCCCGCGATTGCGAACGCCGTTTACAATGCGGTGGGCGTGCGGGTGGATGCCTTGCCGATCACGCCCGAGAAGGTTCTGCGCGGCATTCAGGCCCTGGGCGGCGCAAAACCCCAGGCCGTGCGCTAA